A stretch of DNA from Cannabis sativa cultivar Pink pepper isolate KNU-18-1 chromosome X, ASM2916894v1, whole genome shotgun sequence:
ATTGGAATCAGAATAATCAATAtcgatttaaaatagaaaataatcggaaacaatattttattatgatgtTTACTAAACTGTTCGGAAAGAAAACCAGaatcatattattttgtttacataACTAGGATAAGTAATCGGAAtgctttaatttgataaaattgccaTTATTAGAACATGTAATTATTTTCTGTTTATAGATTTTTAAGAAGTATATttgtctttttcatttttaattaataaaattaaaattaaaataaattaagtaaggAAAGGGAAAGACATTCCTTACAAAAATGGGGGAGAACCTTTCCCTTTGTTTTCTTCCTAATTTGTGTGGGTCCCACTAATTTTCTCCTTTccaaaatttagtaaacaattGTATGGGAATCAATACCATACCATTCATTCCCATTCGAGAAAAAGAGggaggagaagaagagagaagtgaatgataattttttttaaagagaatGATAGtgtttttaagtaaaaaaataaaggctaattaggatttttgccccctgaactttgacatttaccaaatcatgccccctgaacttttaaggtcgttaaaaatgctccctgaactattgaaattgttggatttaaggacttttttctaattttagtaaaaaagtctaacatggatgaaagttcagaggacatgatttggtagatatcaaaatctggggagcatggtttagtacacaAGCAAtaactgaaatagtaaaattgaatgaaattagacaaaagtccttaaatccaacaatctcaatagtttagggggcATTTTCAACAACCTCAAAAGTttagggcatgatttggtacatgtcaaagtttaggggacaaaaattctaattagccaaaaataaataaagaaataatatttaatggacataaaataaaataatgacacatattaaaaaaaaaatattctacatAAAGTTATTTTTAATACAGCATTATCCAATAATATTTACTATTAGGTAGGATTTTACTCAAAACATCTTAAATGGATTACTacataaaatgtgattaatgtattttaaagctttaataataaaaaaaaattatgagctAAAATACTCGTATTAAATTTGGTATAacaatatatagttttttttccaaaaaaaaaaatattgtaatattattatggaagaataaaacatataaattaatattttcaataaactttaatagatacaaaatatatataatatatttatcgttataaaaaatttacatcTTTAAACGTTATTATTTATTGGAATACAATATCAAATATTATCtcaaatgtaatatatatttttcaagttTGCAGATATTGTCAATCAGTTACCTAATACATAACTATATAATGTTTAAAACAAATAGTGTTATACATTATGTTGAGCACTATGTACACTAGTACCTACTAActaaacttgtaataatatcaaatttagtTTCGAAAtgaaaattttgattattttactgTAGCAACAACTCATGTTGGTGTTGGAATAATTGTGAAACTCTAATGTGTGACTAGTGAGGATTAGAGTACTAGGCACGAATTCGAACACGGTATGAAATTATTAGATTTGTATGCCGTGCTGGAGTTATCTTATAAAATTGTCACGTGCACGCaggcccggccctgggcataggcgggctaggcctgtgcctaagGCCCACCCAGCCCAGAGGcccaaaattttttttcttcttttaaaattatacattttttttaccgattttgaaaaatatcacatttttttttaacataagggcccaaaattttttttttccctatggcccactttgtttcagggccggccctgcgtGCACGTGATGGCACcatatgtatattttgaaaaactTGAAAAATATAAACCAAGCAGCAAGTACATATTTACAATTCTTTTTGATAATACTGACTATTGagtataattgttttttttatcaTAATTATGTATGTAATTgttaatcaaattaaattaaaaatgttaAATCTAATCTAATAAGAATGCATTGAAGTTGTTACCGAAAGGTGATGTAAAATCATGAATCTACTACTCAGTTAAATGAATTGCATCATTAATTTAGACTGAATTTTCTTCAAAGTTTCAAACTCACCAAATTTAATAATGATTAATGTCCATTTATTTATAAGTGGTGGTTGAAATTGACCATAAATAGTATTAGTAGTGCTCATTTTGCAGCTTTAACACATGTTTGATATCAATGCTTACTTTGACCTCCAtccttatttttattaaatgacaattatTTAATTGTTAAATGACTTCTAGTTTATcaaaatatgttatatatatactcaaatACTATACACAACTTATACAAATTACTGATAGAATATTCAATagaatcatcctttacttaatTAACAATTTACatgttgataaaaaaaaaacacttgtcTAGTAAGTATAACTAATTAACTACCATATGTTTTTCTCATAATGATTTTCATTCTTTGTTCTTCTCTATGTAAATATAAATGCAGGTTTCTGTGATCACATACATATAATCAAACATCTTTTTTATTATGGCAACTACAAAAGTGAAAAGAGATAGTAGTAATAATCATGTGCCTGGGAAGAGGACACTGCCTTCTACAAATTCCAACCCCAGAACAAATAATAATAGCAGTAATTCTACTCAAAAAGCTTCATCTTCTTTAATGGCTTCAACAGATACTAGTAATAATAGTACTCCTAATCAGAAACAAGTCCCTAACTATCTCAAACCAACAAAGAGCTCTCTCCCTAACCCCACTTCCAATTCCATAACTAATAAACAGTACCCGAAGAATAACAATAACAAACCAACCCTCAACAGAAGAAGGTCTTTTGATAATAAGCCTCCTCCATCAcctattaataataattcacaCAGAGCAGTTCTCTCAAACTCCTCATCTTTCTCATCATCCAAAACCAGAAACTATCTtcactcatcatcatcatcaaagaCTACTACTAGACCTACAAAACCTCAGAGTAGTCATACATTGTATGCCAAGAACCCCAAAAAGAGCACAGAAAGTTTTGTTAGGAAGGAAAAAGCTCCAACTAATTACAAGACTACTACTTCTACTAAAGTTGTTAAGGTTGATGATCATGATCAAGAATTGATGATTAAAGCTACTCCACCAGCAGGTGATCATGATGATAATGATCAGCTGAGCATGATCAAATCAGGAGATAACAGTAATATAAGtcgtgatgatgatgatgatgaagatgatggtGGCAGTGTCAGTACTGATATTGTCGATTATAATTATGAGCACGACCACGAGGAGGAAATTAATCATGATCATGAAATTAATAAGCTCATAACTCCACCTTGTGATATTTCCACTGTCTCAGAAGAACTGGTTGTAAAAGCTGATACTGTTggtaacaataacaataataataatggaaTAGAAGAGACAAGTACTGGTACTACTACTACTGATGATCAAGAAGAAGAGTATAATAACAATATTGATCAGCATCATCATCAGAGTACtgatcaattattattattatcagaaGATGGTGAAGAGAATAtgaatcaaaacaaattattagCTGATCATGAAGATGATGATATTATTGCAGGTGATCAGGAGTCAAAACctgatgataataataataatgaagaaaacaaaattattGACATTATTGATCATGATCATAAGAtgatcaaggaagaagaagaagaagatgtacTAATAGTGAAGGAAGTGACAAAGGCTGAAGGTGTGAAGAGACaggggaagaagaaggaatctCAAGCTTACAATGATGTAATAGAAGAGACTGCAAGCAAGCTTttggagaagagaaagaacaagGTTAAGGCTTTGGTTGGTGCCTTTGAGACTGTTATTGATTATGaatctaaataattaattaagtaataatGCGCTTTATACATGCATTTTTATTACTTAATTACTCTTTTGTTAATTATTAGTTAACTTGGGTTTCAGTTCAATTGGATCGACAAGTACTTGTATACAAACGAAGGAGAGACTCATCAAAAGATATTgttttatttaagaaaaaaagaaagagaggtATGAACGTTATTGTGGGGATCATGGAGATTATGATTTCTGCTTTTTGTTAAATTATCACTCTCCACAATAATAAATGTTATTATTTGTGTGATCATAAATACGTACCTTTTAAGTAGCTAATTggttttgtaaatgatttttcttttattgttatttAGATTCTAATTGATCCTTGTTTTTTTCCTACTACCATGCTTAACTTATAGAGAGGACATATCAAAAATTTGCAAAATAgaactaaaattaaatatttaagattcatatacatatatacaacaACAAAATCCTTGTTATTTCTAAAATATATTGACTTGTTTTCTCAACAACACAACAAAATTATGATTAAATTATGGAGGGAAAAACAAAACTGATTGAAGTCTAAGCAACATCAAGCAAGACTTACAAATTAGCAAATTTTTCATTCTCATGATCTCCAACATCATGTGATCTCCATTCTTTGGTGTCTGCTCCTCCTTCAATCTGCTTTAGTTTATCTGGCCAACCAGATGCCCTTCTCCTAGCTTCACTACGAGCTGCCCTCTCAGCTATCTTCATTTCTTTGAATTCCTGTTCAAACTTGGCTTCATCCTCAGGTGAAAAGAAGAGGACCTCAGTGTTCCCAAGTTCTCCATAAAGCTTCTCAATTTTGGTTTTCCAGAAGAGACCTGTTTCTGTGTCCATTTTGCGGTAAGGTGTTTTCAGCAGGTACTCATCGATCCCACCAGCCTTGTCTATGCAACGAAGGGCGTGGGTTGTCACTTTCACTCGAATATGACGGTCTAGGATGTAACTAAAAAGTCGCTTATCCTGGACATTCGGCTTCCATGTCCTCCTTGTCCtgtagttaaaaaaaaaagaagccaAGCAGTAACatcttttcattatttcagcAAAAACAGAAGTTGATGGTGCTAAGTTAAATCAAGCAAATAATCCTGTTTAGGATTCAACACTCATATATGCTATGTAAACTATCTAAAGAAATCCTTGGAATATTGGGCAAAACATAAAGATACACAACAAAAAATGACAGCAAGTGATGGATAACATTTGCAAAGAAGAATATTTGTATTCATGTATAACAAATGATTCACATCAGAAGAAGTAACATGATAagaagaaataaagaaaaaatagaacaaGTAAATGCATTATACATCAAGTTGAATCTTCCAAAATAACATTTTCCATCATCAAGATCAAACAAGCTCTTCATTTTCAATGAACTTGAGACTTCAGAAGACTACACTTTTTGCAGCAACACTAGTTAAACATTCTAATATCAAGAGCAAATTTCAATTAGAATGCAAGTCAATTTATATGGAAAGGTTTGTCAAATACCACTTGGCCTTGCAAGACTAGCACATAGTATACATACAAACATTCAAAATCAgatataaaacaacaaaaaaagtaAGTTTGAAGACATTTGATGAATGCTTCCAGAACCCATCCATATTTAACTGATAGAAATTGACAACACAACAGCAACTTCCTAAATACATTGGTGGTTCTCTAATACTTAATCAGCAAAAATGAAAACTCTGTACAacaaatcattaaaaaaaataaaaaaaacttagaaaattcttcCTTTAATTTGCTCCAACACAAAACTTAATCAACAGTTACGAATTCAAAGccaattaaaatgaaaatgagAAAATCCAATGCACAACATGGTTCTTGAACTGCACCATCAAATTAATATTGACAAAGTAAAAGTAAAATCAAAACCTTTCGCAAAAGAAAAGATAACTATTATCTATGCCCTCACTCAAAAATAAGaggaaggaaagaaagagaaCAATTTGAGGAAAACACAGAAACAGAAATGAGAACAAACTTGTTTCCTCCGTCTTCACTGACGCTATTGCCGAATCGAATATGACGACCGGCGAATATGCCCCGTTTGGCCCGACCCATTACGATTTTAGAGTCGGGCACATATTTTTTCAGAGAGTCTTTCACTCCCGGAGCCAAGTTCTTCTCTCCTACctttttcattatgttattaatCATTTCTCTTCCTCTAAACGCCATTTTTATCGATACGTTTCGGGATGGAAAAGCTGAAAGATTTCTGGGATTTTGGGTACGGACACGGGAGGCACCGGAAAATTGTCCACCGGTGATTACATAAAAGATTTCGTTAAAAGTAATAACCGCCTAGTTTAGGGCTTTACAGACCCCCTTAACCAAATTTCATACAAAAATGCCATCGTCCAACTCCAAACTTATGTTTAGAGAAATATCTTCCTTTTTTATACCAATTTTTCTAGTTTTTATACCAAAATAATAGATTTTCGTTTTTCACACTTGTTTTTAACAACATTTTTTATCGAACCCACGTGCCAATTATTctttccattttttttcttaaaaaagataaataaataagaaagttacattatatactattttaaatCACCCAatattctctatttttctctaattaaaattttattctaattttcgCACAAACCTATACATTCatctaaaaaaaatctattatgTTTGAAATTATGTCTTAATTATGTGAGAGTGTGAGGATAATTTAAGTACAATATTCATAAAAAGAAGTAtacttgaattaaattttatttagagataaatttaattaatgtataaAATGAAAAGGTATTCTTCAATTTCTCTAATTGGGTTGGATCATGCTTAATCCGTTTAATTCGAATCAGGGGATAAGTTGAAGAATACCTCTTTTTTTgtatccattaatcaaaaatacttttatattatatttcattaaaatctacCCATTTTTGTGAGTGAGTTGTCTAACATACCCTCGCCCTCCACTTAAGTATAGCACATGATTTACATCAACTTAAAGAGTATAATGGAGATATTATCTATAAAAGTaggtatatcttaaagaatatggaaatagtaaaaattaaaatagataaaataaaatgggTGTACaatacaattttctctattattCTATATGGTCATTGCTTTGCAAGTTATAGGTCTGAATTTAGGCCCAAAACCCACCTATACCTAAGACGTGacaaattttatgttaaatttcaaattttgacAAAACAAAAAGTAATTTTCTAGCCAACTTATCTTCCCAATTGTAGTCTATTTCAAGTCTCCAAATACAAGCCCAAAAGTGGTAAAGAAagaaggggtaagttgaaaaatgcctcttttattcatcaattaatcaaatttacctctaattttatatttatttgaaacatacctctttttatatgtattgtacccaaaatacccttacataagagaatcacatggagagtatcttgaagtgacaggggtaaaattggtacaatgtttaaaaaaagaggtaaaaatgataaatttaaaaaaaaaaggtaaaaataaaagagcacaatataaaaaaggtatagagtacaattttctctattttttcaaGTCTCCAAATACAAGCCCAAAAGTGGTAAAGAAAGAAAGCTAGCAACTATAGGGGCCTTATTTATCCATTCCATTCGTTAAGAGCCCAAAATCAATCAGCTTCACTTTCATCCGGCCCAAGCCCAAACAATTTAAGTGTTGAATGTAACTGAACTGAATGCTATAAAAGTCGACTAAACTCTACTGTCATCTCCATCTCTTGTAAGTTGTAACCCTAATCTAGCTGCTTGGTTTTTtttgtaggttttttttttctttttttttttttttttttttttttgtatgcaAAGGATGAATATGGATGTCATTTTTCTCACGACGGTCGTCTGAGATTTTCCATTGATGATAAATATCCTATTCTTCTGATGACtcctctttttattttttgagataatttatatttgtttttttttacgaATTTGGCACAGTGAGGAGTTTTATCGTTATGAGATCGAAAGATCCTTGATATTCTACCAAACTTTATTCAAAGTCCTTTTCATTCTGAGTGCCTCATAACTTTTAATATTTTCGATTTCATTGtttcactttttattttttaactacTTGAAAAACTGTTTATTTATCTTCTATAAGATACAATGGATGGAGTTTAATCATACCCATTCTATCAAGTTTTATTCATCATTTCAATTTACTtggatttttcttcttttttcctcTTGGCATTTATCAACCAGTTGAGTTTGTTAGAGGAAATCTCACGTTACAATAACGCTTCTACATATTTGAGGCAATAtccaaacatataaatatataaattgggTAGCCCCTTTTTggttatataagttttattttaggttatagaaaaaaaaaagcaggaTTTtggataaaaaatattttaaaatttaaatattatataatttttaattttattttttaatttacataatactttttattaaaaaaatttatataatatttattcaattgataaaaataatttaaaatttatatttattttatttgggttttgtatataaagataaaattattacattaaattatataaaaatattaattatactaataataataaaacctaACTAGTGGTGTCAACAGTTGTCAAGACTTGGTTTATTTGTAGgatttatcataattaataattgaacaAATCATGTTAAATGGATTATTTCTGAATGTTTTCATTCAGCATATGACATCTGAAAAATAAATGGTTTTTGATTTGGTTGTCAATCTGAATATATCTTTTATAAAATGGATTCTCTTATTTGATTGATAAATGGAGGCTTCATGTAATGTTTATTATTATCTTCCATTATTTATTGCATCTCTAAACTGAGTAATTGCAAGAAAGAGTTAATTGGTGAATGAATCTAGATAGGCTTATTTGGTTGATAGTTTTATTCACTAAAACTATGTACTTAGAAtgtggtgtttttttttttatatattttatctcatttaaaaataattaagttttaataatGGCATAAAATATGTAGAGATATTAGCAGTTAAATTATCTCcagtttaaattttttaacatttaattacaaaaattgaaatttaaaaataattttaaatatttttttttttttttgatcaagAAGAAGAAAGTACTTCATTAATCAACACTCCAATACAATCAAATAAACTTATCAAAGAGAAGCACAACTACAAAGCCTACTAATTACAAATCAATCTTTGTAGTAAATTCTTCTCCACTCTAGAACCTTTCCTATCTTTGATCAATAAGAGCCTATATTTCACATCACTTTTGATTTTGTTCACTATACATATGATAGAGTTAGAATAAAAAGAGAATAAGCAAGTGTTTCGATTGCTCCATAAGTGGTAAACCACGACTACCAATAAAAGAATTCTCACATTATCCACGATGTTCGGCCTTGTATTGCCCAGTCAAACCGTCCAGCTATCAAAGTTTCTTGACCAACCATCAAACCCCAGCCAATTAAAGAGCATAGATAGCACCTGATGGGAAAAGATGCAACTGAAAAAGAGGTGGTGGTGGCTCTCGATTTCACTGTCACAAACCACACACTTTTTGTTTGGAATAGGTATGTTCAAACGGCTCAACGATTCCCTTGTCAGAAGCTTGGATTGAGCAGCTTGCCAAAGATGAAATGCATGTTTTGGCACATTTAAATTGCTCCAAATTGCACTAGCAGCCGAGAAGGCATCCTGGTGTAGCATACTTTTGTACAACCTGCTCACATTAAACTTATCTCCACCTGCAGCAACAATTTCAGATTTGGAAAAAGTAGTGCGAAGTCTACAAAGCttcctccaataccaactaGTATCCAAGCTCATCCTATAAGACCAAATATCACTCCCTTTGAGATAAATTGAGTTAATCCACTTAACCCAAAGCAAATCTTTTTTATTCATCAACTCCCATAAAAATCTAGCTAAGGAAGCTTTGTTCCACTTAGAACCATCCTTGAACCCAAGCCCTCCAAGAGCTTTTGGGAGGCACACCCTCTCCCAACTTATCAAGTGAGTTCTAGGCCGATTGTCTTTCAATCCCCAAAGAAAACCTCTACACAATTTCTCAATCTCTTTTATCACACTTTGAGGAAGGAGGAAGACTCTCATCCAATAATTCCTTAATCCAATCAATGTAGATTGGACTAATTGAACACGGCCAACATAAGAAAGATGCTTATTAGCCCAAGAATGGagtcatttttttcaagatcaACCCACAATCATCAAGCCTCCATTTTGTTGGTCTTAGAGGGATCCCAAGATACTTAAGAGGGAACTCACCAATAGAAAGATTTATCTTTTGAGCAAGAGGAACCGGTTGGGAAACTCCACCAAAGAAAACTTGAGATTTAGCAAAATTGATGGAAAGACCTGAAGTCTTGCTAAATTCATCAAGCATAGCCTTGATAGCACTTAGAGAGCCCTCACTCCCTTTACAGAAGATGACTAAATCATTTGCGAAACAAAGATTAGTAAGTTTCATTTTTTTGCAAAAGGGATGGTACCTGAAATCCTTTTCTCTGGCTGCTTGTTGGATCTTTCGAGAAAGATACTCCATGACAAGAACAAAGAGGAGGGGAGAGATGGGATCCCCTTGTCTGAGCCCCTACTCTCCCTTAAAAGAACCCTGGATTCTACCATTTAGCTGTAAAGAATAGGAAGTATTCCTCACCCAATTCATGATCCAGTTGACTAACTTAGCAGGAAAACAATAGGCCACCAGAAGCTTTTCAAGAAAATCCCAATTAACCGTATCATAAGCTTTACTGATATCAATTTTGATTGTGCATCTGGGGGAGCAATTCTTCCTTCTGTAGTTCTTCAAAATGTCTTGAAGAATTAGAATGTTGTAGGCAATGGAACAACCCTTGACAAAAGCTCCTTGGTTCTGACTCACTAAAGCAAGAAGCACATTAGCAAGCCGAGAGCAAATCAGTTTAGAAACACAGTTGTATAAAGTAGTGCAGCAGGCAATAGGACGGTAATCAATCGCTTTCGAAGGGCTATCAATCTTTGggataagagagagagagagagagagtcgtTCTATGGAGCTCTTCCGGGAACTGATTAGTGTCAAAAAAAATGAGTTATAGCCCTATGGATATCCTTTCCCACCTCATGCCACACTGACTTAAAAAACCCCGACCCAAATCCATCAGGGCCAGGAGATTTAGTATTAGGGATACTAAACATCGCAGCTCTGACTTCTTTGAGAGAAAAAGGTTTTAAGAGATGAACCTGCTGATCGAGGGTGAATTTGGGGCCCATGGCTATGCAATCAGCTTGTATCTCCAAGGTGGTAGGCTTGGCTTTTCCCATTATGCCTTTAAAATGGCCAAGAAAGTGTTGCACAATGTCTGGAAAGTGATCATTTTGGACCCCTTGCTCGGTAGTAAAAGAAACAATCTTGCTATCTTCCTTCCGTTTCTTCAACATAGCATGAAAATAAGCTGTGTTACCATCTCCTTTTTGAATCCAATTTACCTTGCTTCTTTGGTGGAGAAAGTTCAAGTACATTTTCTCCTGGATGTGAAATTGGCTAGCAGCCGCTTGCTCCAATTCAAGGAAAAGATTGTTGTTCGGGTTAGCTTGACATTGGAACTGAGCCTCCTTGTAGTTGTCCTTAGCCTTCTCATAAGCATCTCCAATATTTCCAATCGAGTGTCTGTTGAAAGCTTTTAACTTGTGTTTGAGTCTCATGGTTTTTAAATAAATCCCCTTCAACCCACCACATCTAAGAGGCTTGCCCCAGCTATCAAGCACAATGTTCTTGTAGTCCTGATGATCAATCCAGAAATTATAGAACTGAAACGGTTTGCTTCCAATACTTTCTGTAGCAACCGAATGAACCACACAAAGACAATGATCAGAACAGGTCTCCCAAGAGAAATGGGCAGAAGTATTCGGAAAATCATCAACCCACTCCTCGTTGTGAAACACATGATCTATTCGAGAGAAGATCCTATTATCCTGCTTATTGGACCAAGTGAAATTCGAACCCGTGCGCTTCATAGGCCCCACCGAAGACTGGGcaatccatttattaaagtcAACAAGCTCTGAGTTACTAATAACATTCCCCCTGCCTGTCATCATGATGAAAAACCGCATTAAAGTCACCAAGGATGATCCAAGCTTTAGACACATTTATCATGGATAGGGCGGTCCAAAGATCACTTCTACCTTCTATGGTGTTGGCTCCATAGATAAAGGTAGCAAAGTAATCTTTTTTCTGCCCTATCATTTTGATATGACAATGCACATGTTGCTTGGATTCCTCAATGATTTCAACATTAACAAAACTCTTCCTCCAAAGCAGGAGAATCCGACCTTCCACCTTATTGCTAGAATAAAAGTCCCAACACAAAAAGCTACTTgccatcattttttttaattttttctcttaatcTTGGTCTCAACTAGGGCTCCAATGCCAACTTTATTATCTCTCCAAACTTCAGCAACTTTATCTTGCTTCTCCTTTTTATTCAAACCCCTAACATTCCAACAACTAATATTGCAAAAATCCATTAACAACACAAGCTGAAGTCATTCTCTCCCTTTACTTCTTCATGTTGTCCCCCTGTTAATATCTCAAAAGAATTTCTAAGCACTTTCTCACCCTTGTCATTATCTCTTCTTGTCGAACCAGAGCCTTTAGAAACACGGTTCTTTGGAGCTATCCAATCCCCACTAGCTGTTTTGATAGCAGTTTTTTCCCCTATGCCATTGATTGTTTTATCTTTTAAAACTGCTATAGCAGTCGCATCTGTCATATGGGCATTACatggaaaaataatattttttagtagctaatgtttaatatggaaagtttttagtaattagtgtaattaaatccaattctcatggggggccatgagaattggagagtgtaattggaacccctcaattacttctaattacacagttacaatgtaattacatggtcagacaaacatgaCAAATTatgtaattacctccaattacacacaaatctaattacattgtGACTTTCCAAACGCACCCTAACTGAAAATAACACAATAAATGTTTCCACGGTAAAATTGCCAttgaaatatataattatttatgaatataAATAATGGATTACATGATACGATCTGTATGGCC
This window harbors:
- the LOC115700115 gene encoding uncharacterized protein LOC115700115, whose protein sequence is MATTKVKRDSSNNHVPGKRTLPSTNSNPRTNNNSSNSTQKASSSLMASTDTSNNSTPNQKQVPNYLKPTKSSLPNPTSNSITNKQYPKNNNNKPTLNRRRSFDNKPPPSPINNNSHRAVLSNSSSFSSSKTRNYLHSSSSSKTTTRPTKPQSSHTLYAKNPKKSTESFVRKEKAPTNYKTTTSTKVVKVDDHDQELMIKATPPAGDHDDNDQLSMIKSGDNSNISRDDDDDEDDGGSVSTDIVDYNYEHDHEEEINHDHEINKLITPPCDISTVSEELVVKADTVGNNNNNNNGIEETSTGTTTTDDQEEEYNNNIDQHHHQSTDQLLLLSEDGEENMNQNKLLADHEDDDIIAGDQESKPDDNNNNEENKIIDIIDHDHKMIKEEEEEDVLIVKEVTKAEGVKRQGKKKESQAYNDVIEETASKLLEKRKNKVKALVGAFETVIDYESK
- the LOC115700130 gene encoding uncharacterized protein LOC115700130, with the protein product MAFRGREMINNIMKKVGEKNLAPGVKDSLKKYVPDSKIVMGRAKRGIFAGRHIRFGNSVSEDGGNKTRRTWKPNVQDKRLFSYILDRHIRVKVTTHALRCIDKAGGIDEYLLKTPYRKMDTETGLFWKTKIEKLYGELGNTEVLFFSPEDEAKFEQEFKEMKIAERAARSEARRRASGWPDKLKQIEGGADTKEWRSHDVGDHENEKFANL